One genomic window of Arthrobacter sp. KBS0703 includes the following:
- the pknB gene encoding Stk1 family PASTA domain-containing Ser/Thr kinase → MTTSPRTPSHREDSIPVTPQRVLNGRYELGELIGRGGMADVHRGVDTRLGRTVAVKLLRADLARDPQFQARFKREAQAVAALNHPSIVAIYDTGDHAVPGDAQDHVRVPYIVMEFVSGKTLRDLIRSKDITIDQAIDYTLGVLSALEYSHKAGIVHRDIKPANVMFCENSDTVKVMDFGIARAMADSSATMTQTQAVVGTAQYLSPEQARGETVDARSDLYSAACLLYETLTGRPPFIGESPVSVAYQHVREIPEPASSFNPEVSEALDSVLAKALQKNRADRFQDAAAFRRALRAAKNGISVPALSASEAPTDPNDHIPEPRRTPATAAFSVTGASFLDDAPGGRFRPARGTGDDAVLPAEAASVYETAEQDDLPLGLPRERERTGVQKSRRRAWMATFVIFTLLVLAGGGLWLYNMMNQPPAEPVRIAIPLVEARTETEALQLLYDARLRPQIKRVQHDTIAKGIAIGTEPPAGSSLAPDSDVTLNISAGPSAVKVPATLPGRTEAAARDILRQAGLVGAPSTTMANSATVPGGLVITTKPAPGQQVAVGSTVEIVVSTGKVAMPELRGMTQAEAEAALKAIGLTAVIREVENSQVVPGKVTGQSDPLNALVEQGKSITVTVSKAPAPKPTPSPSPTPSPSPTKS, encoded by the coding sequence GTGACCACGTCGCCAAGAACTCCGTCGCACCGGGAGGATAGCATCCCTGTGACACCACAGCGCGTCCTCAACGGGCGCTATGAGCTCGGGGAGCTCATAGGACGCGGAGGAATGGCCGACGTCCACCGTGGCGTCGATACGCGCCTCGGCCGGACCGTTGCCGTCAAGCTGCTCCGTGCGGATCTGGCCCGGGACCCGCAGTTCCAGGCCCGGTTCAAGCGTGAAGCCCAGGCCGTCGCGGCCCTGAACCACCCCTCCATCGTCGCCATCTACGACACCGGCGACCACGCGGTGCCCGGCGACGCCCAGGATCACGTCCGCGTTCCCTATATCGTGATGGAATTCGTCTCCGGCAAGACGCTCCGGGACCTGATCAGGTCCAAGGACATCACCATTGACCAGGCCATCGATTACACCCTGGGTGTGCTGTCAGCCCTGGAGTACAGCCACAAGGCCGGAATCGTGCACCGGGACATCAAGCCGGCCAACGTGATGTTCTGCGAAAACTCGGACACGGTCAAGGTCATGGACTTCGGCATCGCACGTGCCATGGCTGACTCGTCCGCCACCATGACACAGACGCAGGCGGTGGTGGGCACGGCCCAGTACCTCTCCCCGGAACAGGCCCGTGGCGAGACTGTGGACGCCCGAAGTGACCTGTACTCGGCCGCCTGCCTGCTCTATGAAACGCTGACCGGCCGGCCTCCGTTCATTGGTGAAAGCCCCGTTTCAGTGGCTTATCAGCATGTTCGCGAGATACCGGAGCCGGCCAGCAGTTTCAATCCCGAAGTTTCCGAAGCACTGGACAGCGTCCTGGCGAAGGCACTGCAGAAAAACCGGGCGGACCGTTTCCAGGATGCCGCCGCCTTCCGGCGCGCGCTCCGTGCCGCGAAGAACGGCATCTCCGTGCCTGCGCTGTCAGCCAGTGAGGCGCCGACGGACCCCAACGACCACATTCCGGAACCCCGCCGGACACCGGCGACCGCCGCTTTTTCCGTCACCGGCGCCAGCTTCCTTGACGACGCTCCCGGCGGCCGGTTCCGCCCGGCGCGCGGCACCGGAGACGATGCCGTGCTGCCGGCGGAGGCCGCATCGGTCTATGAGACGGCCGAGCAGGATGACCTGCCCCTTGGCCTCCCCCGCGAACGGGAGCGCACCGGGGTACAGAAGTCCCGCCGTCGCGCCTGGATGGCCACGTTTGTGATCTTCACGCTCCTGGTTCTGGCAGGAGGTGGCCTGTGGCTGTACAACATGATGAACCAGCCGCCGGCTGAGCCGGTCAGGATTGCCATCCCCCTGGTGGAGGCCCGGACGGAAACTGAAGCCCTGCAGCTGCTGTACGACGCGAGGCTGCGGCCGCAGATCAAGCGGGTGCAGCACGACACCATCGCGAAGGGCATAGCCATCGGAACCGAGCCGCCGGCCGGATCGTCGCTGGCACCGGACTCTGACGTGACACTGAATATTTCGGCGGGTCCAAGTGCCGTCAAGGTCCCGGCGACCCTGCCGGGACGGACGGAGGCGGCCGCCCGCGACATCCTGCGCCAGGCCGGCCTCGTGGGGGCGCCCTCCACCACGATGGCCAACAGCGCAACTGTGCCCGGAGGCCTTGTGATCACCACCAAGCCGGCTCCCGGCCAGCAGGTGGCCGTCGGCAGCACCGTGGAAATTGTGGTTTCCACAGGCAAGGTGGCCATGCCCGAGCTGCGCGGCATGACGCAGGCCGAAGCCGAGGCCGCGCTCAAGGCGATCGGCCTGACCGCGGTGATCAGGGAGGTGGAGAACTCCCAGGTTGTCCCCGGCAAAGTAACCGGGCAGAGCGATCCGCTCAACGCCCTCGTGGAACAGGGAAAGTCCATCACCGTCACGGTTTCAAAGGCTCCTGCGCCGAAGCCCACACCCAGCCCGTCGCCCACCCCGAGCCCGTCGCCGACCAAGAGCTGA
- a CDS encoding aminodeoxychorismate/anthranilate synthase component II: MSTTKILVVDNYDSFVYTLVGYLQELGAETTVVRNDDVTLAEAIEMAETRDGVLISPGPGSPAEAGVCIELIKWCGEHSKPMFGVCLGHQALAEAYGGIVTHAPELMHGKTSLVQHDGSSVFAGLPSPVSATRYHSLAAVRESIPDVLEITAETASGVVMGLQHRTAPLCGVQFHPESVLTEGGYQMLGNWLESLGMKGAAERAAKLSPLIQH; encoded by the coding sequence ATGAGCACAACCAAGATCCTCGTCGTGGACAACTATGACAGCTTCGTCTACACCCTGGTGGGCTATCTCCAGGAGCTCGGCGCCGAAACCACGGTGGTCCGCAACGACGACGTGACGCTGGCCGAGGCCATCGAAATGGCGGAAACGCGCGACGGCGTCCTCATCTCGCCCGGTCCGGGCTCGCCGGCCGAGGCGGGCGTCTGCATCGAGCTGATCAAGTGGTGCGGAGAGCACAGCAAGCCGATGTTCGGCGTCTGCCTGGGGCACCAGGCCCTCGCTGAGGCGTACGGCGGGATCGTGACGCACGCGCCGGAGCTCATGCACGGCAAGACGTCGCTGGTGCAGCACGACGGTTCCAGCGTTTTCGCCGGGCTCCCCTCCCCCGTCTCCGCCACGCGCTACCACTCGCTGGCCGCCGTGCGGGAGTCCATTCCCGACGTCCTCGAAATCACTGCCGAGACCGCCAGCGGCGTGGTCATGGGGCTGCAGCACCGCACCGCCCCGCTGTGCGGCGTCCAGTTCCACCCGGAATCGGTCCTCACCGAAGGCGGCTACCAGATGCTGGGCAACTGGCTCGAATCGCTCGGCATGAAGGGCGCAGCCGAACGGGCGGCCAAGCTCAGCCCCCTCATCCAGCACTAG
- a CDS encoding class E sortase has translation MVLQEKAAPAAVPATGVVILRKAVQIFGELLITAGIVLLLFVAWQLWWTNVASDAKQSEVVKDFARELGGPVTPAPVPSPSAPAPGTKDYGKPAVGTAPGHGGTIGIMYIPRFGENYTRPIVEGTTADVLDTLGLGHYGNTSMPGAVGNFAVAGHRQTHGAVLDNIHTLVPGDKIYVQTRDGYYVYVFRNNRIVMPTDADVLLPVPSQPGVRPTESFLTMTSCNPRFGSQERIIAYSLLDHWQPASAGPPAEIAAQVARARGEG, from the coding sequence GTGGTACTGCAGGAGAAGGCGGCGCCCGCCGCCGTGCCGGCCACCGGCGTCGTGATCCTGCGCAAAGCAGTCCAGATCTTCGGCGAGCTGCTCATCACGGCCGGCATCGTGCTCCTGCTTTTCGTCGCGTGGCAGCTGTGGTGGACCAACGTGGCTTCGGACGCCAAGCAAAGCGAAGTGGTCAAAGACTTCGCGCGGGAGCTGGGCGGCCCGGTCACTCCCGCACCGGTCCCGAGCCCGTCAGCCCCCGCGCCCGGAACCAAGGATTACGGCAAGCCCGCTGTCGGCACGGCTCCCGGCCACGGCGGGACGATCGGCATCATGTACATCCCCCGGTTCGGCGAAAACTACACCCGGCCCATCGTCGAGGGAACCACGGCGGACGTGCTGGACACCCTTGGCCTGGGCCACTACGGCAACACGTCCATGCCCGGGGCGGTGGGGAATTTCGCCGTGGCCGGCCACCGGCAGACGCACGGTGCCGTCCTGGACAACATCCACACGCTGGTGCCCGGCGACAAAATCTACGTCCAGACACGCGACGGCTACTACGTCTACGTATTCCGGAACAACCGGATCGTGATGCCCACCGACGCCGATGTCCTCCTGCCCGTGCCCTCGCAGCCGGGCGTCAGGCCCACGGAAAGCTTCCTCACCATGACCAGCTGCAACCCCCGGTTCGGATCCCAGGAACGGATCATCGCCTACTCCCTGCTGGACCACTGGCAGCCGGCCTCCGCAGGACCGCCGGCGGAGATCGCAGCCCAGGTGGCACGTGCCCGGGGGGAAGGCTGA
- a CDS encoding cell division protein CrgA — translation MPESKPRKKTARPAEPVSAQAYKPNPVWFKPVMFGLMIIGLLWIITFYISEGQFPVQSWESWNILAGFGIAIAGFLMTTRWRS, via the coding sequence GTGCCCGAGTCAAAGCCACGTAAGAAGACTGCCCGCCCGGCCGAGCCCGTCTCCGCCCAGGCGTACAAGCCGAACCCCGTCTGGTTTAAGCCCGTCATGTTCGGCCTGATGATCATCGGCCTGCTGTGGATCATCACGTTCTACATCAGCGAGGGACAGTTCCCCGTCCAGTCCTGGGAATCCTGGAACATCCTGGCCGGTTTCGGCATCGCCATCGCGGGCTTCCTGATGACCACCCGCTGGCGCTCCTGA
- a CDS encoding DNA-3-methyladenine glycosylase I, giving the protein MTVEGIIIGDDGLARPLWASSDPLMREYYDTEWGLPVRDEQGLYERISLEAFQAGLSWATILRKRPAFRAAFHNFHPETVAAFTDADVERLLQDPGIVRNRLKIRAAITNAQATIALRAEGGLVDFVWQFQPASTPEPVTYADVPTTSPESIALSKALRKKGFAFVGPTTMFALMEAIGMVDTHLVDSHRRGTSGVWRS; this is encoded by the coding sequence ATGACGGTGGAAGGCATCATCATCGGCGACGATGGCCTGGCACGTCCGCTGTGGGCCTCGTCGGACCCCCTCATGCGCGAGTACTACGACACCGAGTGGGGCCTGCCCGTAAGGGATGAACAGGGCCTCTACGAGCGCATCAGCCTGGAGGCGTTCCAGGCGGGCCTGTCCTGGGCCACCATCCTGCGCAAGCGTCCCGCCTTCCGCGCGGCCTTCCACAATTTCCACCCGGAGACGGTTGCCGCGTTTACCGATGCCGACGTCGAGCGGCTGCTCCAGGATCCGGGCATCGTGCGCAACAGGCTCAAAATCCGCGCCGCCATCACCAACGCGCAGGCAACCATTGCACTGCGTGCCGAGGGCGGGCTGGTGGACTTCGTCTGGCAGTTTCAGCCGGCCTCCACGCCGGAGCCTGTCACGTACGCCGACGTTCCGACGACGTCGCCGGAGTCCATCGCGCTCTCGAAGGCGCTAAGGAAAAAGGGCTTCGCCTTCGTCGGCCCCACCACCATGTTTGCCCTCATGGAGGCCATCGGCATGGTGGACACGCACCTCGTGGACAGCCACCGCCGCGGTACGTCCGGAGTCTGGCGCTCATAG
- a CDS encoding carboxymuconolactone decarboxylase family protein, which produces MSNHSTEHVFLDKEHPAAWRALNGLGLKAKEAALEAGLDPKVIELLNVRISQINGCAYCLDMHVADALKGGESVQRLAVLSAWRDTALFDGTERAALALGESITNLPDARERDLEDGYARDHLSVEQYSAVSWLAIAMNAFNRVSITSQHPVRRKQE; this is translated from the coding sequence GTGAGTAACCACTCCACCGAACATGTCTTCCTGGACAAGGAGCACCCTGCAGCCTGGCGCGCGTTGAACGGCCTGGGACTGAAGGCCAAGGAGGCTGCCCTCGAGGCTGGTTTGGACCCCAAGGTCATTGAGCTGCTGAACGTCCGCATCTCGCAGATCAACGGCTGCGCCTATTGCCTGGACATGCACGTGGCTGACGCCCTGAAAGGCGGTGAATCCGTGCAGCGCCTCGCAGTCCTGTCCGCCTGGCGCGACACCGCCCTGTTTGACGGCACCGAGCGTGCGGCCCTGGCCCTGGGAGAGAGCATCACGAACCTTCCGGACGCCCGGGAGCGGGACCTTGAGGACGGCTATGCCCGGGACCACCTGTCGGTCGAGCAGTACTCGGCAGTAAGCTGGTTGGCCATTGCCATGAACGCGTTCAACCGGGTGTCGATCACCAGCCAGCACCCGGTGCGGCGCAAGCAGGAGTAG
- a CDS encoding rhomboid family intramembrane serine protease, with amino-acid sequence MSYGIPSAEPSAQVPVCPRHPDRPSYVSCQRCGRPACPECQRAAAVGFQCVDCVNEAKRTTPTARTVYGGAVASDKPLVTFGIIALCGVLYVLQWLIPGDEVYQNLAFATVYATPEYGVFEPWRMLTSAFLHSQGFILHIALNMYMLWMFGQALEPLLGRARFLAVYLLSAIGGSVGYLLLTPGYVPGQPITGVVGASGAIFGLFGAMLVVQRHRGGDTRQLWVLIAINGVIGFLVPQIAWQAHLGGLITGGLCAAAIAYAPRGPRRNLMQAGGLALVAALLVAATWFRIIVG; translated from the coding sequence ATGAGTTACGGAATTCCGTCGGCAGAGCCGTCCGCGCAGGTTCCCGTGTGCCCCCGGCACCCGGACCGGCCCTCCTACGTGAGCTGCCAGCGCTGCGGGCGCCCCGCATGCCCAGAGTGCCAGCGGGCGGCCGCCGTCGGATTCCAGTGCGTTGACTGCGTCAACGAAGCAAAACGTACGACGCCGACTGCCAGAACCGTCTACGGCGGCGCCGTCGCGTCCGACAAACCTTTGGTGACGTTCGGGATCATCGCCCTGTGCGGCGTGCTCTATGTGCTGCAATGGCTGATTCCCGGCGACGAGGTCTACCAAAACCTGGCCTTCGCCACCGTCTACGCCACCCCGGAATACGGGGTGTTCGAGCCCTGGCGCATGCTGACGTCGGCCTTCCTTCATTCGCAGGGCTTTATCCTGCATATCGCGCTGAACATGTACATGCTGTGGATGTTCGGCCAGGCCCTGGAGCCGCTCCTCGGACGAGCCCGCTTCCTTGCCGTGTATCTCCTGTCCGCTATCGGCGGCTCAGTCGGTTATCTCCTGCTGACACCCGGCTACGTCCCGGGACAGCCCATCACAGGCGTCGTCGGCGCCTCGGGCGCCATCTTCGGGCTTTTCGGCGCCATGCTGGTGGTCCAGCGGCACCGCGGCGGAGACACCAGGCAACTCTGGGTACTCATCGCCATTAACGGCGTCATCGGTTTCCTGGTGCCCCAGATCGCCTGGCAGGCCCACCTGGGTGGCCTGATCACGGGTGGCCTCTGCGCTGCGGCGATCGCCTACGCCCCGCGTGGACCCCGCCGCAACCTCATGCAGGCAGGCGGCCTGGCCCTGGTCGCGGCACTGCTGGTGGCGGCCACCTGGTTCCGCATCATCGTCGGCTAA
- a CDS encoding peptidylprolyl isomerase, with amino-acid sequence MTATATAKATIHTSLGDIVVNLFGNHAPKTVKNFIGLATGEQPWTHPETGEDKTGTPLYNGTIFHRIIKDFMIQAGDPLGRGVGGPGYKFDDEIHPELTFNAPYKLAMANAGIQMGKGTNGSQFFITTIPTDWLQGKHSIFGEVADDESKKVVDAIEGVRTGMGDRPVEDVTINSIDVEQL; translated from the coding sequence ATGACTGCCACAGCAACTGCAAAAGCAACCATCCACACAAGCCTCGGCGACATCGTCGTCAACCTCTTCGGCAACCACGCGCCGAAGACCGTGAAGAACTTCATCGGACTGGCCACGGGCGAGCAGCCTTGGACGCACCCGGAAACCGGCGAAGACAAGACCGGTACGCCGCTGTACAACGGCACCATTTTCCACCGGATCATCAAGGACTTCATGATCCAGGCCGGCGATCCCCTGGGCCGCGGCGTCGGCGGACCGGGCTACAAGTTCGACGACGAGATCCACCCGGAACTGACCTTCAACGCCCCGTACAAGCTGGCCATGGCGAACGCCGGCATCCAGATGGGCAAGGGAACCAACGGTTCGCAGTTCTTCATCACCACCATCCCCACCGACTGGCTGCAGGGCAAGCACAGCATCTTCGGCGAAGTAGCTGACGACGAGTCCAAGAAGGTTGTTGACGCAATCGAGGGCGTCCGCACCGGAATGGGCGACCGCCCGGTTGAGGACGTCACGATCAACAGCATCGACGTCGAGCAGCTCTAA
- a CDS encoding glycosyltransferase family 2 protein → MSPDRSSEDAPLDAPQPPGVSIVIPAYNEESVIRQCLIAAVYQSVPAHEIIVVDNMSKDRTAAIVLQMQQEYPESPIILLSQDTTQGLIPTRNFGLDHATGEILGRIDADSVVEPDWVEQVQKAFAELSTQAATGPVVYYDMPMRRFGLKADDKMRQLMLKLAKHQYHFLFGSNMALRRSAWETIRDETCLDEKDEMHEDIDLSLHLADHDLKVQYWPQMVSGMSARRLEDSPRDYRYYVTRFDRTYKAHNVKKMALKAPMVVFFSVYFPAKLLRAIHTVNTSQPARRGGQ, encoded by the coding sequence ATGTCACCCGATAGATCTTCCGAGGACGCCCCGCTTGATGCTCCGCAACCGCCGGGCGTATCAATCGTGATACCGGCATATAACGAGGAAAGCGTCATCCGGCAGTGCCTCATCGCCGCGGTGTACCAGTCAGTTCCCGCGCACGAGATCATCGTGGTGGACAACATGTCCAAGGACCGCACAGCTGCGATCGTGCTGCAGATGCAGCAGGAGTACCCGGAGAGCCCCATCATCCTGCTGAGCCAGGACACGACCCAGGGCCTCATCCCCACGCGCAACTTTGGCCTCGACCACGCCACCGGTGAAATCCTAGGCCGCATCGATGCGGACTCCGTGGTGGAACCAGACTGGGTGGAGCAGGTACAGAAGGCGTTTGCCGAGCTGTCCACGCAGGCCGCCACAGGTCCGGTTGTCTACTACGACATGCCCATGCGCCGCTTCGGCCTCAAGGCCGACGACAAGATGCGCCAGCTGATGCTGAAGCTGGCCAAGCACCAGTACCACTTCCTGTTCGGATCGAACATGGCCCTTCGGCGCTCTGCTTGGGAGACCATCCGGGACGAGACCTGCCTCGATGAGAAGGACGAGATGCACGAGGACATCGACCTCTCCCTGCATCTGGCCGACCACGACCTCAAGGTCCAGTACTGGCCGCAGATGGTCTCCGGAATGTCGGCCCGCCGGCTGGAAGACTCACCGCGTGACTACCGCTACTACGTGACCCGATTCGACCGTACCTACAAGGCCCACAACGTGAAGAAGATGGCCCTGAAGGCTCCCATGGTGGTGTTCTTCTCGGTGTACTTCCCAGCCAAGCTGCTGCGCGCCATCCACACCGTCAACACCAGCCAGCCTGCCCGCCGCGGCGGGCAGTAG
- a CDS encoding DMT family transporter, whose translation MNFFLAALGVLGVASSGPLIAATLGATTVSALAIAFWRNAIGAAVMASPTLIREPDQFGRVTGKEFRWSVIAAVALALHFACFITSLQLTSVAAATALVCLQSAWIAVIQLVRGVKHRWQVLVGLGIAFGGVVAITGFDMGASPEALLGDLLAMAGGLLAGIYTLAGGKARQSMTTGTYTALCYGMCAALVALLALSTGQPLVGFDAGGWLGIIAITVCAQLVGHTAFNHLLATMSPLLVSMIILLEIPGAALLAAFFLHETLLAGTYGGLALILVGLTVVVMGQRNGNAGRGRPPLERPLAELGTD comes from the coding sequence GTGAACTTTTTCCTTGCGGCCCTGGGTGTCCTCGGCGTCGCTTCGTCGGGACCGCTCATCGCTGCAACGCTGGGTGCCACCACGGTGAGCGCCCTCGCCATCGCCTTTTGGCGCAACGCGATCGGCGCGGCCGTCATGGCCTCGCCCACGCTGATCAGGGAGCCCGACCAGTTCGGCCGCGTCACCGGCAAGGAATTCCGCTGGTCGGTCATTGCGGCTGTGGCCCTGGCCCTGCACTTCGCGTGCTTCATCACCTCCCTACAGCTGACGTCGGTGGCTGCTGCGACGGCGCTGGTGTGCCTGCAGTCAGCCTGGATTGCCGTCATACAGCTCGTGCGCGGCGTGAAGCACCGCTGGCAGGTGCTGGTGGGCCTCGGAATAGCCTTTGGCGGCGTGGTGGCCATCACCGGCTTCGACATGGGAGCCTCGCCCGAGGCACTGCTCGGCGACCTGCTGGCAATGGCCGGCGGCCTCCTGGCGGGGATCTACACGCTGGCCGGCGGGAAGGCCCGCCAGAGCATGACCACGGGGACGTACACCGCGCTCTGCTACGGCATGTGCGCCGCGCTGGTGGCGCTGCTGGCGCTCTCTACCGGCCAACCCCTGGTGGGGTTCGACGCCGGCGGCTGGCTGGGGATCATCGCGATCACCGTCTGCGCCCAGCTGGTGGGTCACACGGCGTTCAACCACCTGCTCGCCACCATGAGCCCGCTGCTCGTCTCGATGATCATCCTGCTCGAGATCCCCGGGGCAGCCCTGCTTGCGGCTTTCTTCCTGCATGAAACGCTGCTGGCCGGGACCTACGGCGGGCTAGCGCTGATCCTGGTGGGGCTCACCGTCGTCGTGATGGGCCAGCGGAACGGCAACGCGGGGCGCGGCAGGCCGCCGCTGGAGCGTCCGCTGGCGGAGCTTGGAACCGACTGA
- a CDS encoding DLW-39 family protein, whose product MKKLLVIAAAVAGVLLYKKVQESEARKTVWSKSTDTVE is encoded by the coding sequence GTGAAGAAGTTGCTGGTTATTGCAGCTGCGGTCGCAGGCGTCCTGCTCTACAAGAAGGTGCAGGAGTCCGAGGCCCGGAAAACGGTCTGGAGTAAGTCAACCGATACGGTTGAATAG
- a CDS encoding DUF3566 domain-containing protein translates to MCIRDRVKPAPKAKVRRARLLVSKVDPWSVLKMAFLLSVALGIVTVVAAIVLWTVLDLTGIFDQVDSLLGTLAGSEGGGFELKKVASLGQVASFATIIAVVNVVLLTALSMLSAVLYNISATLVGGIGVTLTDD, encoded by the coding sequence ATGTGTATAAGAGACAGGGTCAAGCCCGCCCCGAAGGCAAAGGTCCGCCGCGCGCGGCTCCTAGTCAGCAAGGTGGACCCCTGGTCCGTGCTGAAGATGGCCTTCCTGCTGTCCGTGGCACTCGGCATCGTCACCGTGGTAGCCGCCATCGTTCTCTGGACGGTCCTGGACCTCACGGGAATCTTTGACCAGGTGGACAGCCTCCTGGGGACGCTGGCCGGCTCCGAGGGCGGCGGCTTCGAACTGAAGAAGGTCGCGTCCCTGGGCCAGGTGGCCTCCTTCGCGACCATTATCGCCGTGGTCAACGTTGTGCTGCTGACGGCCCTGTCCATGCTGTCCGCGGTGCTCTACAACATTTCCGCGACCCTCGTGGGTGGCATCGGCGTCACGCTGACGGACGACTAA